gttttccattgggatggaaccttgcattcagacaggtagcatgtgaagagccgagccattgtattgacaagtactggcagcagattcttcagattcTTCAACAAAACTCTtaaagactatttttattttctctcaaggCAAAAAAAATCTGGATTCAGTTGGCCACATTGTCACTTATTTCCTATCCTTCAGTCTAGTCAGGCTAAGCTTCAATTTGCTTACATGTAAAAATGAGATATTATCATAATTCTGAGCAGCAGATGAAATAATACGTGAAAAGCACTTATCCCAGTGATAAGGATACTGTCTAGAAATTAAGTGAATGATATGGTGAATGTCTATGATTACCTTTTCGTCTGTTGTTTGATTTTcgggcacagccagctgtgcgcagggtttactcctgcctccgtgctcaggagtcacacctggactTTGGGGTTAGATCTTGGCTTCTTCTCCAGGGAGCTCTGTGGACTTGGAGCACTGTCTGTGCATCGGCTCTGTAGAGTGGGAATAATGCTGTATTGTAGCTGAACCTGAGAATCCCTGTTCCGAGAATGCCACTTCGGAAGCTTAAAGGCGCCGCTCCCCATTCCCACAAAGGAAAAGtgctctcccctctctgctcAGTTTGCTGCGGGGTCACCAGCTTCTCCCCCTCTGCCCACGAGTTACTCCTTCTCTAATCCTACCTGTTGTTTTGTGTGAGCACCAAGGTCCCCAGTGGGAATCCCCTGGAGATACTTCCCCCGTGGCCCTGTGTTCTTGTCCCCATGCACAAGAAGCCTGTGTGCCAGCACAGACACAGAAGGAGTAGAACTGTCATGTAGTCGCCCAGCTTGCAGCTGCTCCTTGCTCCGGGAGGTGGCTCCTTCTGAACCCACTGGCGTGGAATAGACTCCCATTTCTCAGCACCTCTGAGTGCTCACTCCGCCCTTCCCCATCTGGTCAGCCTGCTTTTCCGAAACTGCAGGTAATGGTACGTGCGAGCCTCTGGGAGCTTCTGGGACAGATGGAGCCCTTGCAACACCCACAAATCCACTACATTATGTGGGCCTTTGCTAATAGACTTGTACTTTCTGCTAGTGAATATCGCACCTGGCATGAGAAAGTCAAACCTTTCAATATTATCCCTAGCCTGGAGAGATCTGAAAAGTACGTGTGAGGTCAAGTAGAGAGGTAAACACAGGAAGCTCAGCTAGGTGCAGACAGCTTCGTAAACTCTTCCACAAGGACTTGCCAGCCCTGTGATGAGATGTAACAATGTTCACATTAAAAACTAGATTTTtctatacttattgattttaatattggagctttgttattgAATCAGTTTCAGCCCTGTAATTGTATCAACACTTGTGGCTTTTGtccacattaaaaagaaaatttaaaaaataaaattagattttaaaaagaaaggaaaagtaaacatttttttttacttttctgttgtTGATAATGAGAACGTAATTTGGATGCGTGTTTGGGCAACTTCCTGTGTGTGACGTAAATTCTGGAGCAGGGTCCCGCATGCTGGTCCAAACTCATCTGGAGCCCACATCAGCTACATCACTGCAGTGAAGACAGTTTGATGGATCTGTCCTAAAACCAACTCACTTTGTTTTGCACTTAAactttaaaactctttttttttccatagctCTTGGCAGTTTTCCGGTTCAAAGTGTTGATACTCGCATATGCCGTGTGCAGGCTGCGCCACTGGTGGGCGATCGCGGTGAGTACGCCGGGTGGTGACCTGCCGCCCCAgtgctgctggctgtggcctGGCTGTCACCTGACTGGggacgcgcgtgtgtgtgtgtgtgtgtgtgtgtgtgtgtgtgtgtgtgtatgcatgtgtgtgtgtgtgtgcgtgtgtgtatgtgtgtgtgcgcgtgtgtatgtgtgtgtatgtgtgtgtgtatgtgtgtgtgcgcgtgtgtatgtgtgtgtatgtgtgtgtgcgtgtgtgtgtgtatatgtgtatgtgtgtgtgcgtgtgtgtgtatatgtgcaccacacctctcagcactcagggatcactcctggtggggcttagggggccCTGAGTGGTACCcgagatggagcctgggtcagctcccACCTGCACTGCCTCTCCAAACACAAAGGTGGTTTCCATGCGGTCTGGCTGCCTCTAGCTTTTCCTGGGCTCCCTTCTCAACCTTCCAGAAGGTTTCTAGCCCGTGGCTTCTCCCAGATGCTAATGAGTAGACAGTCTTGTTTAGGATTCTAATGAATGTACAGACCGATGAGATATGTAGGGGCCCAGCAGTGATACTGGCCGAGCACCGTTCCCTCAGCCCTCCGAGGAGAGATGAGATCATTCTCTTCTCACACAGATCCTTGGAAGCCTCCTGTTGGTGATTGCTCTGATCTGCTTCTTCATGCTTTTTCTGTTACCTGCCTTCCGTCCTGTTGTATTCCCCTTGCTTAAACCTTTTTTGTgtacttggttttgtttggggacctctcctggcaatgctcaagactttaactcctggctctgaactcagggatcacttctggaatgcttggaggaccatatgggataccgagaattgaacctgagttaacCACATACaaggagccctacccactgtactatcactctggcccccgccCTCTCTTCACTCGGAAAACTTCCTTTTCTGAttgccttcaggcttcttgaaGGCAGAAGGGATTTTATTCATCTCTTTCCTGTACATCTATCCCCAGCTTTGGCACTGTATTCACCCTCGAGAAATTTGATCAAAAGAATATAAGCAGTCGTACTTATAAGCAAGAGGCCAACAATTTCTGCCATTTTCAGACATCTGAACATGCTCTCTTTCTGAGGACTCAAATCAGACCGGAATCCAGGGGGCCCTTGCACCTCCATAAGGGCCCCCGAATCTATCACAGTGCTGCTTTGGGAATGTGTGAGCCAGCGTCCCCTGTGGGCTGGGAATGGACCAAGTTGCTGGTCCTGAGTGGGAGGCCCACACGcctgagcaggcccagtcccaccCAGCACTGGCCGCGTCTGGAGCACTGCAGACTGAGCCTGTAGCATTAGCCAGATTGGACCCCTGCTCCAGAattccctcacccctgccacagagccacagagccTGGACCTTCAGTGGCTCTTGGCTGACACTGCACTGGGGACATTCTGTTCTCCGCACTGTCGGCACTGTCACGTGGGCTTATCTCTGCCTCGGTTTTGCCTCAGAAAAATGGTTGACGTAGAAGTGTGCAAAAGAAAGTGACTTTACATCTGTTTTGAAATTGACAAAGGGATAACTCCAGTTgagggcatctgttttcttatttgggACTCTCCTGTGTTTACGGAGAGGCGGGGGCAGCTGGGAGGCTGTGGCCTAGATGGTACCGGGGTCAGCCTAGCTGCCTTCCGGCCACCTCTCCTCCTGTCTGACAGTGCTTTGTGTGCGTGCTGTTGGCAAACAAGCACCGCTTGTGATTTTGTCGGGACCCAGGATGTGTGGCCTCATTGTCCCTGCAGGCTGAAATTAGTATTCACTTTGCTCTACCAGCTTTCACCCCAGTGGGTTTTGAACTGTTCCCTGAGTGCCCCTGAGGGATGGGCTTATCCAAGGGCTGCTGGACTTTGTTTCATTGGCCCTGGCTAAGGGGTCGTGTAGACAGTGACATCTGCAGGGACCCTGTGCTTCTGGCTCACAGGAATGCACTGGACAGTGCGCTGGACGGTGGCACGTTTGAGTGGCACTGGGTTCTGTGTCTTTCAGCTGACGACGGCAGTGACGAGTGCCTTCTTACTAGCAAAAGTGATCCTCTCCAAGGTACGGCCACCGTTTCTCCTACACAGTGACAGGCGCGAAGCCCTGTTTCCCCACTGTGAGCTCATGGTAACTGCATTTCTATCTCCCGGACACATCTGTTCTTCCAGCTTTTCTCTCAAGGGGCTTTTGGCTATGTGCTGCCCATCATTTCATTCATTCTTGCCTGGATTGAGACGTGGTTCCTGGATTTCAAAGTGTTACCTcaagaggcagaagaagaaaacagtaaGTTTCTTTTCAAGTTAGTCTCCCGAGACTGGCGAGGCTTTGGGCTGGGTCGAGAGAGCCCGCCAGCCCCAGCGTCCACTCCTCACGCTGTCCCTGGCCGGCCAGCCCCAGCCTTCGTTCCTCACGGCTGTCCCTAGCAGAGATGGGACAGCGGCAGGATGCAGCGCCCCGCTCGGGACAGGCAGGCTGGCTGGGAAGCGAgtgtgaaccctgagcagcaGCAGAAGTAGCCAAGCCCTGGCACGGCCAGCCTGAGCGGCCGCGGGTACTAAGCACCGCACGCTTCGCAGGGTAGTGTGATGGGGGAGCAGAGAGGTGCCGGGTAGAGACGGCAGTTCAGGAGGAAGCTAGCAGTGCTTTTGCATGGGCTGTACTGACCGGCCCCCTGGGCCTTGTTATGATGGCTCCGCCTGGAGCTGCCTTCCAGGAGACTCGGGGCTGGGCCCGCCAGCCGCCTCCTTCAGCTCCTCCCTGGTGGCCACCATGACTGCAGACCCCTGGGCCGAGCAGACCACATGGCCGCTTCTGTCTGTGAGAAGTGCCTCCGCCGGGTCACCGGGCACAGTGACCTTTGTGCCTCCCGCGTCACCGGCACAGTGACCTTTGGGGAGCTTTGTGCACCTCCCACATCCCCGTCCTCACAGGGCGCTGACACATATAGTGTTTAGTGACCCCTCCCTGGTCGTAACAAAACCCAACAAGGTACAGCCTCCAACAGCGGTGGGGAAAATCCCCTTCCAGTGCTTTTGGGTGGGAAAATGTCAGTTACAAGGAAGAAGCCTATGAGAATTCTATTGTAAGAGTTTGAAAACACTTATCAGTCAGGCCACGCCGCCGTCTGTGCTCGCTCTCTGTCCTTTGTGGAAACATGCTGTGGTGAAAGAGCAGTAGAATTCCTTTGAATTCTCATCTTTAAAAATGGTATTGATGTGGGGTAGCAAGGTAGAATTCAGCATGCATGAATGctaaattaaactttattaaataCTTATCAGGCCTGAATGCTGTCTAATCCAAATTCACAGTGGCTCATAAAACAGAGAACGTGGCGAGCTTTTAATTTGGCcttgggggccacgccctgcagtactcaggggatactcctggctcttcactgagaaatcactcctggaagtgctcaggggcccaggggggcCAGGGTattgacctgggtcagccacaggaaggcaaatgccctgtgtgctgtcctgtcgctctggcccacGAAACCTTAGGCAGCTGTTACTGCGACTGTTAGCAGGAGCCGGGCAGCTGGTGCTGGCCTGGTGCTTCCTCCGCTACTCAGTGTTGGCACAGCGTCTGCCACAGAGCTCGACCCCGCGCTGTCTCAGAGGGTTAGTGAGGCACCACACATGCTCCTGCTGGTGTTTTACGAACACCACTGGCACGGCCATTTTCTGTGCCACGTTAGTTATTTGCCTCTTAAAGAGCTTCCCAGATTATGCTGACGTGGACGTGCGCTGACCATTCTAGTATGGACTGGTGGTTTGGCTTCTCTCCTGCTGTCCGTGCTGTTGACTTCCTTAGGGCGGGGAAGGATAACCATGGGACAGGTGCTGTGCATTTGGGGTCAGTGAGTCTCCCTAGGAACAGGCCCGCTTCAAACCTGTAGGAGCCTGGCCTTATCAGTAAAAACCAGTTGAGATACTTTCAGCACGCCCCTCGGGAGAGTATGGAATGGTGACACCACTTTTGGTGATGGCCCTCATCAAGAAGCGACTAGAACATGGCGTCGTTCCCAGCATCTGAACTTCTTCTCTTCCAGGACTCCTGCTAGTTCCGGATGCTTCCGAGAGGGCACTGCTGATACCCGGCGGTCTTTCTGACGGTCAGTTTTATTCTCCTCCCGAGTCTGAAGCAGGTAAGGTGATTTTTAGGGATGGTTCTGCCCAGACGCTCAGCAGGCCCTCCCCTTTGGCCCTCTTGTTCATTTAGGCACACCCAACATACCGGGCGTCTAGGATATGAGAGTAACTAAGGAGCACCTTGGTGTGCCCTGGGTGAAGCCCAGGGAGGTAAAAATGACAATAGAGAGCTGCAGACACTGACCCGTGACCTGCTCCCTAGAGGACAAGGGCAAGGGCAAGGTCTCGGTGCCCTTTGCTCTCTGCTAGCCCCTAAGCTGGCCTTCCAGGATTCCCCATGTGCAGGAGCTGCCACCCTCAGATTTCCTAAGTCAGAAACATCTCGGGGGTCCCAGCCCCTTTCTTGCAGCCCGTAACCCATTGCTCACTAAGCCATATTGGTCCTTTCTGATCCACATGACACCCCATCGTCGCTTTTACCCAGTCCAGTCTCAGAGACTGAAGCCTCCTCGCGTTCCTTCCTCGGCGGCCCCCAGAGTGCCCTCTGAGAAAGGGCAGGTGCATTTTCTTCCTAACTGCTCTATGATGTCTCCCTGAGGGGAAGTCCGCTTTCCAGTGTCACACGAGGATTAAGGGCGCAGGGGTGCATGGGATGTGCCCTGGCTCCATGTCCTTACCTTATTTAGCTTTCAGCATGAATGAAATGCTAACTGGATGCATTTGCTCCAGCCCGGAGGCCCTCAGTGGTATAGCGAGGAGACATGACCCACCCCGGGCATGACTGTGCCgggcccagggttgatccctggtgcccctggtctctgagcaccacccagtttGTGTCCAAAGAAAGTCCCAGATCTCTAATCTGGCAGAAGCCACCTTTagcgataacatagcgggtagagcgtttgccttgcacgcagctgacccggcttcgattcctctgccccttcagagagcccggcaagctactgagagtatctcgcccgcacggcagagcctggcaagctacccgtggtgtatttgatatgccaaaaacagtaacaacaagtctcacaatggagacgttactgatgcgtgctcgagcaaatccgcgagcagcgggatgacagtgacagtgatacagtgatcaagttTCTAGTCACATCTTTGGTACACTCTTCTCTTCTTAGCTTTTGGGGAACATTTGTGCCTAAACCCTCAAGACACTGCATTTTCTACCCTAACTCCACCCCACTGCAATCAGTGTCTCACTAACATTTTCAGAGGGACCTTCCTACCCCTACCCACTCCTTCAGTCCCAGCAGGTGTAGAGGGGCATCCTTCcaggctgcctgcctgcctccctccctacctcccttccgtcctctccctctctttatctctcttgcCCACTTGCTgctttattgctttctttttgcctttttctgtttcttctgtttttcattttggggggagtgaggggtgcatctagcagtgcttagggcatactccttcctgcctctgagctcagaggtcactcctgacaggcctcaggggaccatgtggggtgccagggatcaaacttagtttggctgcatgcacaaGTGCCCTAGCCATTATACTGTCGCTCTGGCTTCTAAACTAGATTTCTGTATGTCTTaggactcattcttttttttttttttaatttttttttaaagaactgttttattgactcaccgtgaaaaaaagaaagaaaaaaattacaaagctttcaggttaagtcacagtcaaatactgattaaacccccatcccttcaccagtgcacatgttccaccaccaagaaccccaatacacccccctcccaccccacccccatctaagtagctaatgatattccctttattctctatatactttgagtacattccatatttccatacagaactcactattattgattggaaattttccccaagaaTCAGGActcattctttaagaaaaaataaatttaatttaaacgtTTAAATGTTTGtgctatatttcatatttttgtgtaGCTTTTTATCTTTCAGACTAAAAATTTCTCGGCACTAATATCTCTTAGCTAGAATTTGGAAACTGGGATAACAATACGAGTTTTACCATCTCAGTAACATGAGCAATAATTTGAGTTATGCCACCTCAAGTTTTGCCacctatttttgtttgggggtttgtttgtttttccttcattttatctTATGAAAGCACTGTGGTCCACAAAGTTACCCATAGTTGGGTTCTGGACATACAGTGCTCCATCACCGAACCCGAACCCTGCTGAGCTGCCATCTCAACAGGCACCATTCTGTTTGTTCATTAAGTTTgagtcttgtgatttcagtgttttgttgttatttgttttttaagaaaatagtttttttgggttttttttttttttttggtttttgggtcacacctggcgatgcacaggggttactcctggctctgcactcaggaattactcctggcggtgctcagaggaccatatgggatgctgggatttgaacccgggccagccacgtgcaaggcaaacgccctacccgctatgctatcactccagccccaagaaaatagattttgtttggaggttttgaaggcgAGGAGGGAGAAAAAGTAGTAAAGACTAGAGAGTGACATGCCCGAGAGAGGGCGAGCGGCGAgggcccctacacacatcccagcattagacaggaaagcgtgaaagtgcacatctcaacaGGGGAggtgcgggcgacacatgtgcacAGGCACCACATGCTCAGCCATGCGGGCACAAGAAGCACATGGGTCAGGCAGCAAATGCACCGATTTCAGTTTTGCTGACTCtcgtttggatatttggctctctCTTTCCTTAACGCGCGTTGCCGCTTGCCCTCCGAGCCTCTCATCCATGGTTTCCACGTCTGAGTCAGCTTCTGATGTGAAGTCTTGACTTCCAGCCCATCACTTTACCACCACCCAGTGGCGGCTGGACATGTTTTCAAGACTGTGATGCTAAACAGGAAGAGACTCTCTGTCCACTAGGTGGCGCTTTGTTCATGACAATACAAACATTGCGTCCCGCAGGCCTGTTTTGTGGCTTATTTTTGATCAAACCGAATGTTTAAATACGTCAAACACCTTCAAAATATGTGTCTGTTGACATGACCATGTGATGTTCCCCCGGAATTCGATTTGTTTCACAGTTACGTATTGGGGAATGTTAAATTAACTGGTGTGTCTGGGATACATCCCACTGGGCTTCAGCATCCAGTACATCTCTGGATGTGATCTGCTGTCCTGGTCTGTCTAGTTTTCTCGTGGCTTTGGCTTTCTTTGGTAGCGGCTGGCCTGGGAGCTGGGAgttgtttccttctctgttttcAAATGACTCCTTTTGTAAAGGCAcagtattgtttttctttctttaaatcaaaAAAATAGGCTTACGGTTAATGCATTGACACAAGAGGCTTCGTGCTGTTTGCAGCCTCGAAGCACACTTTAGGGCAGCTGTGAACATGCCAAACCCCACCTCGAAGCTCTGTGTGTGGCAGCCTGGGCCCATGCACAGTGCCCGCGTAGTGACTGTGCTGGTCATTGACCAGTGGGCTTTGAGGTCCTGGCATAGAGCCGCCACCTTCCAGAGCCTCCATGAACTGCACCCGACTAGGTGTGGCTTTTACCATGTAGACCAGTGTCTGTAGAGGCAGCGGGGGCCCTGGTGTGGACAGGGAGCTGAGGGACACGGGCGGTCTGAGGAGAGAGCCGGCTGAGCAAGCGGGGGGGTGCAGATAGAGCCAGGATGTGTGGAGGCACCAGGGCCGCCGTGCCAGGGAAGGCCCCGCgtgctgggtgagacccctccgccaccccctcccacacccaggcTGGGCAGACATGGGCTGGAGGACCAAGGCGCTCGCTCGCACACTCCCAGTCTGGCGGCTGCTGGTTCCTGGGGAAGCCTTCTGGGCCCAGTGTCctttgggggagatttttaaCTAGGATTTAGCtgcttttgggggggatgggggtaggACACACCATGGCTTATTCCCGGCTCGGGGGTCATCCCAGCAGcttggggcttcttcccagctctgtgctcgggaatcgcTCCTGAGGTGCCCAGAGGACCGTAGGTAGTGTTGGGATCTCACGGGGCCCAGCGCCTGTCGAGCAAATGCCGTCATCCTGGCACTGCCTCGCCAGCGCTCTGAGGCACTTTACTGTTCTCTCTAGGGTTTttatgagttcttttttttttctctctctctttttgggtcacacccagcgatgcacaggggtcattcctggctctgcactcaggagtcactcctggcgctgctcaggggaccatatgggatgctgggaatcaaacccgggtcggccgcatgcaaggcaaccgccctacccactgtgctatcggtccagcccggTTTTTCTGAGTTCTTGAGTCCATTGTGGTCATTTATCTTACTACGAGTTCACCCATTTCTTCTGAGTTGTCTAATCTGTAGATACAAATTGTACCTCATATTATCTTAGGATCCCTTTAAATTTGTGCATAGTTGACTGTGACATTCTTTTTTCTCCTCAGTGATAAATTTGAGGCTTCTCTCATTTCTACTCAGTAATTTTAGCTTGCGGTTTCTTATCTATGCTGATAATTTTGTACTTTCTCTATTCTACTTGAGAtaggttttttctctttttatggttaattttagatatttttgctTGTATAGACATTTGAAGGTGTAAGTTTTGCTTTATGCATTTCTTTAGCACCCTGTGTGAATTTTGGtagttgtgtttttaatttcacGCATATCTTGACTGAGGTGTGTGAGATGTTTACATGCGTATCTCTTTATGTAAACCCTAACTAGTACATATTTGATTTGTTATAGGtgcatattaatatttttaaacaaatttgagGAATTTGGTCCACTCCATtgtaaaacattcatttttttctgattcttttttttctgtttgggaaaAGTCTCACTGCATGTATGTTGCGGTGTGTTAACTCAGAGGTCCCTGAATGCCACTCACatattcttgtgtttttttttctttctcccctcttttacttgggctgaaaagcacctGTTGATTCTTTGCCAGTGCAAATATTACCTTCATCTCTTTAGTGAATATTTTACTTCAGTTTTTGCACATTTCTAAGCCacaattgttttttgggttttgatgtttttttttaacatattctcttttttgttattgttttctccTTGAGAATCTGAGCGTATTGATGTAATATTGCTCTGCTttcctttaattaattttttttaatttttttattgagtcaccatgtggaaagttacaaagttttcaggtttaagtctcagttatacaatgcgattcttggtggtggattatgtgcactggtgaagggatgggtgttcgagcattgtataactgtataattaattattttgtggtgccagaggtcaaacccgtGAAGACAAACCTGACTCTGCCCCTAAGCCACACCCCTGCCTTCCTTTAACTCTCTAAACATGATTCCAGTAATGCTTGGAATACATGCATCTTTAGAAACAGATGTTTTAGTGTCATTTTCTGCTCAGAAAAACTTCATTTGTACTGAGTTGTCTATTTCCCTGAGAGTAtcacattttttgttcttttccctgTCTTGCAGTCCTTTTTTGAAAATGATTTGATAAAAATGTATTGTACCAACTCAAAATTCTGAGCTGGACTTCCTGAAGGTTGCTGGCATCGGTGTTAATTTAGCAGATTCCTGGGGTGAACTCTGCAGTTGTGACCCCTGCAGTGTTTGCTTGCTGAGGTCTCACAAcagcttgtatttttttcttccttcaattTGTCAGTCTCTCCGTGGGGTCCAGCCCCTGTGTCTACAGAGCTTAGTGGTGGCCTGGGACAGAACAGAGATTATGTGCATTCACATCAAGTATGTCTTatgcttttgtttctgatttttgtgttttggggtgaacagacccagtggttctcagggaccacCCCCACCTGCCGCCCAAgcacaggggcccctcctggtgatgctcaggggagctcccacctgcaaagcacaTGGCCTTGAGCCCTGGAGCTGTCTCAAGCCTCACCCGTTAGTTCTGAGTCACCCTTGACCCCTGCCCGTGGTTATGTGTATGCCTTAGGTGACACGTTAACATTCTTGTCACTTTGAGTGTCTTAACACTTTGAGTGTCCCCTTGTCTGTGCTTCTGCTGATCCTTCTCATGTGCTCACAGAGGCAGAGCGTGCCTTTGGCTGGCTGGTGCCTTTGAGTCTGCACTCGGCGTGTCCAGCCAGTTCAGTCGGTGTTTGTGTGGCCCTGACCACAAGCTTCGAGCTGCAGAGCTTCCGCCTGTGCTCCGTCACCCCTAGAACATGCTAGATCCCGCCACTCTCCCTGGGCTCTCTTAGAGTTCCTGTTTCTCTTGTGGGTCCTCACAGCAGCGCACACTCTCACGTGGCTCCTGCCCAAGGTCTCGGgttggggggcaggaaggggcagccCAGGGGAAGCACCTCTTCTGCTCCCGAAGTTCTGCCTTGCCCAGGCTGAAGCGTAGTCTTTGGGCACTTTCCAGGGTTGGGCTGGCTCCGTTCGTGCAGTTTCAGGCTTGTCCAGAAGTTTGCTCCGTCTCCTAATAGAAGCCCAGTGGAGATCTTGTGACATTCTCTTTGTAATTGCATCAAGCATATATACTCCTTCTGTTCCATCTAAAAGTCAGTTATTTAGACACCCCCTCCCCATTAATTCTAAACACAGCAGTTGTTGGTCACATGCTGTTAGCCTGAGACTGGAATTGCCGTAGGACCATCCTCCTCACATGTGTGTGGAAAGATGCGGCAGTTAAACCACCCCGGCCGCCATCCGCAGCAGTTAGCTGCAGCCTGGAGCCTTCCCACCACACTGCGCACTTATCTCTTTATCTTACCACAAACTCACGCTGATTTATGTGTCCTTTGTGAGATTAAAATGTGGAATAATCTTTCTCAGGATTCTGAGCTGTCCTTTCTCTGAATCACATTGTGTCCTTGGCTACCCCCCAGGCGAACATTCTGCGAGCAGGGCAGAGTC
The nucleotide sequence above comes from Sorex araneus isolate mSorAra2 chromosome 1, mSorAra2.pri, whole genome shotgun sequence. Encoded proteins:
- the STARD3NL gene encoding STARD3 N-terminal-like protein isoform X1, which codes for MDSTLTGSQCSQASLRDVHSINPAQLMARIESYEGRDKKGISDVRRTFCLFVTFDLLFVTLLWIIELNVNGGIENTLEKEVVQYDYYSSYFDIFLLAVFRFKVLILAYAVCRLRHWWAIALTTAVTSAFLLAKVILSKLFSQGAFGYVLPIISFILAWIETWFLDFKVLPQEAEEENRLLLVPDASERALLIPGGLSDGQFYSPPESEAGSEEEAEEKQDSEKPLLEL
- the STARD3NL gene encoding STARD3 N-terminal-like protein isoform X2 — translated: MDSTLTGSQCSQASLRDVHSINPAQLMARIESYEGRDKKGISDVRRTFCLFVTFDLLFVTLLWIIELNLLAVFRFKVLILAYAVCRLRHWWAIALTTAVTSAFLLAKVILSKLFSQGAFGYVLPIISFILAWIETWFLDFKVLPQEAEEENRLLLVPDASERALLIPGGLSDGQFYSPPESEAGSEEEAEEKQDSEKPLLEL